TTTGAAGGTGGATGGCAAAACAATCGCCAGATGGGCATGCATCAAGACTTTCGGATGGTCGAAAACATCTTCGAGGAACTCGATGCTCCCGGCGAATGGTTCCACGACAAGACGACCCACACGCTGTACTACATGCCAGCTGAGGGCGTTGAACTCGCGTCGGCGACGATCGAAGTCGTTCGGCTGCGTCACTTGGTCGAGTTTCGTGGCAGCGATAGCGTTCCGGTCAAACACATCACACTGAAAGGTTTTGTTTTTCGACACGCCGCGCGCACGTTTATGGAAACCAAGGAACCGTTGCTCCGCAGTGACTGGGCAATCTATCGTGGCGGAGCTGTCCTGCTGACAGGGACTGAAAACGTGCAGATCCTGGACACTGAGTTTGATCAGGTCGGCGGCAACGCCATCTTCGCGAGCAACTATAACCGCGGACTGCGAGTGCAAGGTTGCCATATCCACGACTGCGGCGCCAGTGGCGTGTGCTTTGTCGGTGACCCCAACGCGGTCCGCAATCCACTCTTCGAGTATCGGGAAAAGAATGATCTGGTAGAGATTGATCGCACGCCTGGTCCCAAGACGAACAACTATCCCGCCGACAGTATCGTAGAGGACTGTTTGATCCACGGCATTGGTCGCGTGGAACGGCAGCCAGCAGGCATTTTGATCGAAATGTCGAAGCAGATCACCGTCCGAGACTGCTCCATCTACGACTGTGCCCGCGCTGGGATCAATATTGGCGACGGAGCTTGGGGCGGTCACCTAATCGAAGGCTGTGATGTATTCGATACCGTCCAAGAAACGCACGATCACGGTTCTTTCAATTCGTGGGGCCGCGATCGCTTTTGGCGCAGCGATCGGGATGTGACTCAAGCGGCCGTCGATATGGAACCAAATCTACCCTTTCTCGATGCCGTCGAGACGACGGTCATTCGTAACAGTCGCTGGCGCTGCGATCATGGTTGGGATATTGATCTCGATGATGGTTCGTCTAACTATGACATCTACAACAACCTGCTGCTGTCAGGTGGCTTGAAGCTACGCGAAGGGTTCCGTCGGCACGCCTGGAACAACATCACGATCAACAACGGTTTGCACCCGCACGTTTGGTACAACAACAGCGGTGATGAGGTGTATAGCAACATTTTTATGGCGGCTCCGCAAGGAGCGCGGATGCCCAGTCATACTGCCAAAGGCAAGCGTGTCGATGGCAATTTGTTCTTTTCTGAGAACCAAAAGATGAAGGATCGCTTTACTCAGTTCGGTTGGGATGTCAATTCAATCGTCGCCGATCCCGAGTTCATCGATCCGGCACAGGGTGACTTTCGAGTCGCCAAAGGTTCGCCAGCTTTCCAGATCGGCTTCGAGAACTTTCCGATGGATCAGTTCGGAGTCAAGAAGAGTTCGCTCCGAGCAATCGCAGAAACGCCAATCATACCGCAGTTGGAGATTCAGCGCCAGCTTGCCAAGCCGCGTCGCGATAGCCCCCAGCCGGCGACGGAGATTTCAAGCTATTTCCTCGGCAGCAGAGTACAGTCACTCACGGGTGAAACCTATTCGGCGTTTGGTGTCTCCCAGGAAGACGGTGGCGTCGCAATCTCGCAAGTTGGCGCTCACAGTGAGGCTGCGAAAATTGGTTTGTTGGAAGGAGATCTGATTCAGAACATCAATGGCAGGCAGGTGAAAACAGTTGCCGATTTATTGCAAGCGTTCAGTCTTGCCGGCGACACGGAGTTGTCCCTGCAGGTGATTCGTAACCAGCAACCGGTTACCATCCAAGCATCATCCGGTTCTTTCGTGTTGACCGCACAGGCGTCGCGAGCGGACGATTTCACCAAGCTAGCGGTGCCCGATGCGGTGTCCGCGAAAGTCGCTGCGAATCAACTGCCATCCGATGCTCCGTTGAGTATACTCAGCGATGGTCAGCTCAGCGATGGATATGGGCCGGTATTTGCCAATGGTGTAGTCTCGGGGCTGTATCGTATGGACTTAGGTGAGTCGAAACCAATCACTGCGATCACGACTTGGAGCACCAATAAGAACGGTAATCGAGGTGCTCAAAACTTCACGCTTTATGGCAGCAACAAGTCCGAGGCACCAGGTTGGGATGTTCGCGACCGCGATCGAGTCACGCCGTTGGCGACAATTGACACGACAAGGGAAGCCTCCCGTGCGTTCCAGGCCACGTCTTTGCGCGCTCGGGAGGGTCACCACCTCGGAACGTTCCGGTGGATCTTTTGGGAGGTGAGTCCTGTGACCGATCGAGGTGAAAACACGGCGTTCCAAGAGTTCTACGTGGAGTAGATCAAGGGCGTTAGGGTGCGTTGGAATCCGCTCAATCTCGAAATTGAGATGGGCGGGTATGCCATTGTGTGCCCAGACTCGCGGTCGATCCTCCCACCCTACCTCATCCGTTTTCATTTCGAATGACGGCTCCCCGCGTTTGC
This genomic window from Allorhodopirellula heiligendammensis contains:
- a CDS encoding right-handed parallel beta-helix repeat-containing protein → MAADIYVSTDGRDTNPGSQSAPVATLERARSLAATFSGSDPVTVHVADGTYYLPETLVFTPTDSGSAGAPVVYQADGEAGAVLSGGTPLQLEWQPFRDGIFMAVTEPGLAIDQLFVDGQSQRMARYPNFDAARKTDAYQGFAADAFSRQRAAKWAHPEGGYIHAMHRARWGGYHYRITGKDPDGNVLFEGGWQNNRQMGMHQDFRMVENIFEELDAPGEWFHDKTTHTLYYMPAEGVELASATIEVVRLRHLVEFRGSDSVPVKHITLKGFVFRHAARTFMETKEPLLRSDWAIYRGGAVLLTGTENVQILDTEFDQVGGNAIFASNYNRGLRVQGCHIHDCGASGVCFVGDPNAVRNPLFEYREKNDLVEIDRTPGPKTNNYPADSIVEDCLIHGIGRVERQPAGILIEMSKQITVRDCSIYDCARAGINIGDGAWGGHLIEGCDVFDTVQETHDHGSFNSWGRDRFWRSDRDVTQAAVDMEPNLPFLDAVETTVIRNSRWRCDHGWDIDLDDGSSNYDIYNNLLLSGGLKLREGFRRHAWNNITINNGLHPHVWYNNSGDEVYSNIFMAAPQGARMPSHTAKGKRVDGNLFFSENQKMKDRFTQFGWDVNSIVADPEFIDPAQGDFRVAKGSPAFQIGFENFPMDQFGVKKSSLRAIAETPIIPQLEIQRQLAKPRRDSPQPATEISSYFLGSRVQSLTGETYSAFGVSQEDGGVAISQVGAHSEAAKIGLLEGDLIQNINGRQVKTVADLLQAFSLAGDTELSLQVIRNQQPVTIQASSGSFVLTAQASRADDFTKLAVPDAVSAKVAANQLPSDAPLSILSDGQLSDGYGPVFANGVVSGLYRMDLGESKPITAITTWSTNKNGNRGAQNFTLYGSNKSEAPGWDVRDRDRVTPLATIDTTREASRAFQATSLRAREGHHLGTFRWIFWEVSPVTDRGENTAFQEFYVE